The following are encoded in a window of Persicobacter psychrovividus genomic DNA:
- a CDS encoding TolC family protein, with protein sequence MFKQNIGLFVVALLLCFSNIAKADDQGVTDSLSFTLEQTISYAKQHSRELTVADLASQIARRKTQEYTAQGLPQINGQISQDYNYEIATFGVDEHGNPIQFGRKYSGNSTIRLSQMIFDGSFFVGLRASKSYQQLAVKQAEQSEITVKENVSKAYFLVLVNEESFQAIKRNYDRLEELLKETAKMYEKGFAEKMDVDRIKVQLNNAEVELNQNRQETEISRMMLKFQMGMNLDQPLRLITRLEDQTYENVLEEVVHSSVSNRIEYSILESQEHLKLLEQHQNSYKYLPTLSLIGTYGYNNFGDDFASLTTFNTSYFASGAIGLQLNVPIFDGMLKHRTHQRLKLEQTQLGLQKANLRDQIQIEMKQSQNTLVTSVRTVSIQKDNMDLAAEVYKHAVAKYQRGLGSNLEVIDADNAFKTAQNNYYRAIYSALVAKIELQKAMGSL encoded by the coding sequence ATGTTCAAACAGAATATCGGGCTGTTTGTAGTAGCTTTACTATTGTGTTTTTCTAATATTGCGAAAGCGGATGACCAGGGTGTTACCGACAGTCTTTCCTTTACTTTAGAGCAAACCATAAGCTACGCCAAGCAACACAGTCGTGAACTCACAGTCGCTGATTTGGCCAGCCAGATCGCCAGACGCAAAACGCAGGAATACACGGCGCAGGGCCTGCCCCAGATCAACGGGCAGATCAGTCAGGATTACAATTATGAAATTGCCACTTTCGGGGTCGATGAGCACGGTAACCCTATTCAGTTCGGAAGGAAGTATTCTGGAAACTCAACGATTCGGTTGAGCCAGATGATTTTTGACGGCTCCTTCTTTGTCGGCTTGCGGGCATCGAAGTCTTACCAGCAATTGGCCGTGAAGCAGGCCGAGCAATCTGAAATTACGGTCAAGGAGAATGTCAGTAAGGCTTATTTTCTGGTGTTGGTCAATGAGGAAAGTTTTCAGGCCATCAAGCGTAATTATGACCGCCTGGAGGAATTGCTGAAAGAAACCGCCAAAATGTACGAGAAAGGTTTTGCGGAGAAGATGGACGTGGACCGTATCAAGGTACAGCTTAACAATGCGGAAGTGGAGCTGAACCAGAACCGTCAGGAAACGGAAATCAGCCGTATGATGCTTAAATTTCAGATGGGTATGAACCTTGATCAGCCCTTGCGACTGATCACCAGACTGGAAGATCAGACCTATGAAAATGTCCTTGAAGAGGTGGTGCACAGCAGTGTAAGTAACCGCATTGAGTACAGCATCCTGGAATCTCAGGAGCACCTGAAGCTTTTGGAACAGCATCAGAACAGTTATAAATACCTGCCGACCCTTTCTTTAATTGGGACTTACGGTTACAATAATTTTGGTGATGATTTTGCCTCACTCACCACTTTCAACACCAGCTATTTCGCCAGTGGCGCTATCGGGCTACAGCTGAATGTTCCCATTTTTGATGGAATGCTCAAGCATCGAACCCATCAGCGTCTGAAACTTGAGCAAACCCAACTGGGCTTGCAAAAGGCCAATTTACGGGATCAGATTCAGATCGAAATGAAGCAGTCGCAAAACACACTGGTGACCAGCGTGCGGACGGTCAGTATTCAAAAGGACAATATGGACCTTGCTGCAGAGGTTTATAAGCATGCGGTGGCCAAGTATCAGCGTGGGCTGGGTTCCAATCTGGAGGTGATCGATGCGGATAATGCCTTTAAAACGGCACAGAACAACTATTACCGCGCCATTTATTCGGCATTGGTGGCTAAAATTGAGCTGCAAAAAGCGATGGGCTCGCTATAA
- a CDS encoding ATP-binding protein: MAWNWRSRFDNIFRLRRAGTSDTPGLECRVVGYLQQKMEAQALQLPLFASKVKVYAKQSAEERAQSVVSLFLLYEQSLLSNGHSVTHTRRDLLEHFPELEYHPYFSLVFFPFDQQKIAIATLFMAEVLRRSEEAFGALNEGWKKAFEHQLALVNFSTTDDLSISNYSKSLFAQLESRFGRAVTKGLFQEEFYKLRKIYQFLPSFSYLLSFLPVNVLDENQVLQYNKAQMEEVLLAELNRQQELIHALNEKTAENKKIKASNLAQQEQLFRVLECNPEGVVIIDEQGMVVYSTARFEALFGWKRAEIHGVSYQQSFSKDAPTSAYIGQYCEQNNMEDLTHQEGIILNAAGEEVRVAIAVSVLCIEDARCYCLFFKDISERLAYERKLKDAKILAEESAKAKAEFLSIMSHEIRTPLNAVVGLTNILIEEDPKEEQVESLQTLRFSAENLLSIINDILDFSKIESGKVIFESIPVNLGDLCHQVLKTFESRVEAKGLNLVLNLETVPPLMVLADPTRINQILTNLIGNALKFTEEGEIKLSCSMKKDKGNKAIVNFRVQDTGIGIAEDKQRLIFERFAQAESNTTRQFGGTGLGLSITKCLIDRMGGFIGVKSEEGKGACFYFEIKLDLVNIPVDEQQEREHKAEEGGLRGVTVILAEDNPINVMVATKFLNKWAVETVVAKSGVEVLEALEDCASLDLILMDLQMPVMDGFTACRKLREGTSKFKNVPVIALSASVLDETKKEAEDSGMNDFITKPFKPDELFHTIKRYAAKSTPNQDEVAENPMDLT, encoded by the coding sequence ATGGCGTGGAATTGGCGTAGTCGTTTTGATAATATCTTTAGGTTAAGGCGTGCGGGGACTTCCGATACGCCAGGGCTGGAATGTCGTGTGGTGGGTTACCTTCAGCAGAAAATGGAAGCGCAGGCTTTGCAGCTTCCCCTTTTTGCGAGTAAAGTAAAAGTTTATGCCAAGCAATCGGCGGAAGAGCGTGCCCAGAGCGTTGTCAGCCTGTTTTTGTTGTATGAACAAAGTTTATTGAGCAACGGGCATTCGGTAACACATACCCGCCGCGATCTGCTCGAACATTTTCCTGAACTTGAGTATCATCCTTATTTTTCGTTGGTATTTTTCCCTTTCGATCAGCAGAAAATCGCCATTGCCACCCTTTTTATGGCCGAGGTGCTTCGGCGGTCCGAAGAGGCTTTTGGCGCACTGAATGAGGGCTGGAAAAAGGCTTTTGAACATCAGCTTGCTTTGGTGAATTTCAGCACGACCGACGACCTTTCCATCAGTAATTACTCCAAATCATTGTTTGCCCAGCTGGAAAGCCGCTTTGGCAGGGCGGTTACTAAGGGCTTGTTTCAGGAGGAATTTTACAAGCTGCGGAAGATCTATCAGTTTCTGCCTTCTTTTTCGTATTTGCTTTCTTTTTTACCTGTAAATGTGCTCGACGAAAATCAGGTGTTGCAGTACAATAAAGCACAAATGGAAGAAGTGCTGCTGGCAGAATTGAACAGGCAGCAAGAGTTGATTCATGCACTGAATGAAAAAACAGCGGAGAATAAAAAGATCAAGGCTTCCAACCTTGCACAGCAAGAGCAGCTTTTCAGGGTTTTGGAATGTAACCCTGAGGGGGTGGTCATTATTGATGAGCAGGGAATGGTGGTTTATTCCACCGCCCGCTTCGAAGCCCTTTTTGGTTGGAAACGAGCCGAAATTCATGGGGTAAGTTATCAGCAAAGTTTTTCAAAGGATGCGCCTACCTCGGCCTACATTGGTCAGTATTGTGAGCAAAATAATATGGAGGACCTTACGCATCAAGAAGGGATTATTTTGAATGCTGCCGGAGAGGAAGTGCGGGTCGCTATTGCCGTTTCTGTGCTTTGTATTGAAGATGCGCGCTGTTACTGCCTGTTTTTTAAAGATATTTCCGAGCGTCTGGCTTATGAGCGAAAATTGAAAGATGCGAAAATTCTTGCGGAGGAGTCCGCTAAAGCCAAAGCGGAATTTTTATCGATTATGTCGCACGAGATCAGGACGCCGCTGAATGCCGTTGTTGGGCTGACCAACATTTTGATTGAAGAGGACCCCAAGGAGGAGCAGGTGGAAAGCCTGCAAACGCTGCGCTTTTCTGCGGAAAACCTGCTGTCGATCATCAATGATATTCTCGATTTCAGTAAAATAGAATCAGGAAAGGTGATTTTTGAATCTATCCCCGTAAATCTTGGCGACCTGTGTCATCAGGTGTTGAAAACCTTTGAAAGCAGGGTGGAGGCCAAAGGGCTGAATTTGGTGCTGAACCTCGAAACGGTGCCTCCATTGATGGTTTTGGCGGACCCGACTCGCATCAATCAGATACTCACCAACCTGATTGGCAACGCCCTCAAGTTTACAGAAGAGGGCGAAATAAAGCTGTCATGCAGTATGAAGAAGGACAAGGGCAACAAGGCGATTGTCAATTTTAGGGTGCAGGATACGGGGATCGGGATTGCGGAAGATAAACAACGATTGATATTTGAGCGTTTTGCTCAGGCGGAAAGTAATACCACGCGGCAGTTTGGCGGAACAGGCTTGGGCTTGTCGATTACCAAATGCCTGATCGATCGGATGGGCGGATTTATTGGCGTGAAAAGCGAGGAGGGCAAAGGCGCTTGCTTTTATTTTGAAATAAAACTGGATCTGGTCAATATTCCCGTTGATGAACAGCAGGAGCGGGAACACAAAGCAGAGGAGGGCGGCCTGCGTGGGGTGACGGTGATTCTTGCAGAGGATAACCCCATTAATGTGATGGTCGCCACCAAGTTTTTGAACAAGTGGGCCGTCGAGACAGTGGTGGCCAAAAGTGGCGTCGAGGTGCTTGAAGCTCTCGAGGATTGTGCCTCACTTGATTTGATTCTTATGGACTTGCAAATGCCCGTGATGGATGGCTTTACCGCTTGCAGGAAATTGCGCGAGGGCACAAGCAAGTTCAAAAACGTACCGGTGATTGCTTTGAGTGCATCAGTGCTGGATGAAACAAAAAAGGAGGCGGAGGATTCAGGGATGAATGACTTTATTACCAAGCCCTTTAAGCCTGATGAACTTTTCCATACCATTAAACGCTATGCCGCCAAAAGTACCCCCAATCAGGATGAGGTTGCGGAAAACCCGATGGACCTGACTTAA
- a CDS encoding efflux RND transporter periplasmic adaptor subunit translates to MKKIYQYSLLCLAVLSMASCKDESVKSLTKQVDKQRSAITEAQNKIQALEAKIKVLDPTYGENTNPELVAVMQVKPQTYIHQVEVRGRVESRDNVMVASEATGRILKIHALEGDKVRKGQVIMEIDAENVRDQIAEVETNLSLAKTIYEKRADLWKENIGKEVDYLEAKTNYESLSKKLKTLKTQLGHAYVKAPFAGTLDYLPVNKGELVSINSPLFRLVGNNDMLIRVALSEKYLGHIRKGDSMQVEVPNRAQKIQVPIAAVSNVIDLNTRTFMVEARLEGKHQNALTPNMLVKTKMTDFSLSETMVVPTESILADHKGQYVFTVKNENGKSVVHKLYVEVGSEYAGNTWVKAGLKGNEMIVTKGQFKLNEGNVVRLS, encoded by the coding sequence ATGAAAAAAATATATCAATACTCACTCCTTTGCCTTGCTGTACTGAGCATGGCCTCCTGTAAAGATGAGAGCGTAAAAAGCCTGACCAAGCAAGTGGACAAGCAACGTTCAGCGATTACAGAAGCACAAAATAAAATTCAGGCGCTGGAAGCGAAAATCAAGGTGCTTGATCCGACTTATGGCGAAAATACAAACCCTGAACTGGTGGCGGTGATGCAAGTTAAGCCGCAGACCTATATTCATCAGGTGGAAGTTCGCGGACGAGTGGAGTCCCGCGACAACGTGATGGTGGCTTCGGAAGCGACGGGTCGGATTCTGAAAATTCATGCTCTGGAAGGCGATAAGGTACGCAAGGGGCAGGTAATTATGGAGATTGATGCGGAGAATGTACGTGATCAGATTGCGGAGGTAGAAACCAATCTGTCGCTGGCAAAAACGATTTATGAAAAGCGGGCAGACCTATGGAAAGAGAACATTGGCAAAGAGGTGGACTACCTTGAAGCCAAGACGAACTATGAATCCCTCAGCAAAAAGCTTAAAACCCTCAAAACACAGCTTGGCCATGCGTATGTAAAAGCGCCATTTGCGGGAACTTTGGATTATTTACCAGTCAATAAAGGCGAGTTGGTATCTATCAATTCTCCCTTGTTTCGCCTGGTCGGCAATAACGATATGCTGATCCGTGTGGCATTGTCTGAAAAATATTTGGGACACATCCGCAAAGGGGATTCCATGCAGGTGGAAGTACCGAACAGGGCACAAAAAATTCAGGTGCCGATTGCAGCGGTTTCCAATGTGATCGACCTGAACACAAGAACCTTTATGGTGGAGGCCCGCCTCGAGGGGAAACATCAGAATGCGCTGACCCCGAATATGCTGGTCAAAACAAAAATGACGGATTTCAGCCTCAGTGAAACCATGGTTGTGCCTACCGAGAGTATCCTTGCCGACCATAAGGGGCAGTATGTTTTTACGGTGAAAAATGAAAATGGCAAGTCGGTTGTTCACAAGCTTTATGTAGAAGTGGGCAGTGAATATGCGGGTAACACCTGGGTGAAAGCAGGGCTTAAAGGCAATGAGATGATTGTTACGAAAGGGCAATTCAAGCTCAATGAAGGCAATGTGGTGCGTTTATCTTAA
- a CDS encoding LA_2272 family surface repeat-containing protein has protein sequence MKRNFTLVIFMLLAVGAVRAQDFSGQETGSETLKTYPVQFTLVTPLSTDQIINLDPEQTIHQFSINLLLGKNGGLSGASFSGIGSYLYNDMRGLQMSGLGSITQGAAEGVQMAGIANLGQSLRGLQMAGVANIVEENVLGAQFAGVSNIADSVRGGQFSGVFNLANGLQGGQFAGAVNLSLQQVRGAQFAGAVNISLDTLAGLQVAPINISQRGLKGHQVGVINIATNDVQGVQLGVINSARHVKGSMIGVINVAESIDGFNIGVLTAVRHGYRAVALEANEVFDAMVTYRMGSANFYNIYGISYRNYNDFNNYYRYGLTFGWGTQFHVSPKNHFFFELTATQVNENEAWTNSLNLISKFHMGMEVRLFRWAALSMGPSFNVLTSNVKYEDGLKLPSISRTNILNSQTHGDTNIQMWVGFQLGLRFGRFHILDRDRN, from the coding sequence ATGAAACGAAATTTTACATTAGTCATTTTTATGCTGTTGGCCGTTGGTGCTGTTCGCGCACAGGATTTTTCTGGTCAGGAAACAGGCAGTGAAACTTTAAAAACCTATCCTGTTCAGTTTACGCTCGTGACACCATTGTCCACTGACCAGATCATTAACCTGGACCCAGAGCAAACCATTCATCAGTTTTCGATCAATTTACTGCTCGGGAAAAATGGCGGGCTTTCGGGGGCTTCGTTTTCTGGTATTGGAAGTTACCTGTACAACGATATGCGCGGCCTGCAAATGAGTGGGCTCGGCAGTATCACTCAGGGGGCTGCAGAAGGCGTGCAAATGGCAGGAATTGCCAATTTAGGGCAAAGTTTACGTGGCCTGCAGATGGCGGGTGTTGCCAATATCGTGGAAGAAAATGTCCTCGGGGCGCAATTTGCAGGGGTGTCAAACATTGCCGATAGTGTACGTGGCGGCCAGTTTTCTGGCGTATTTAATTTGGCCAATGGGCTGCAGGGCGGCCAGTTTGCGGGTGCCGTAAACTTATCGTTGCAGCAGGTTCGGGGGGCGCAATTTGCGGGCGCTGTGAATATCAGCCTGGATACTTTGGCGGGTCTTCAGGTGGCGCCCATCAATATTAGTCAGCGAGGATTGAAGGGACATCAGGTCGGGGTGATTAACATCGCCACCAACGATGTTCAGGGGGTGCAGCTCGGGGTTATCAACAGTGCGCGTCATGTGAAGGGCTCCATGATTGGGGTTATTAATGTGGCGGAATCTATTGATGGTTTTAATATTGGCGTGCTCACTGCCGTCAGACATGGTTATCGGGCGGTAGCATTGGAGGCGAATGAAGTGTTCGATGCTATGGTAACTTACCGAATGGGGTCCGCTAATTTTTACAATATATATGGGATCAGTTACCGCAACTATAACGACTTCAATAATTATTACCGCTATGGCTTGACCTTTGGTTGGGGAACGCAGTTCCATGTCAGCCCCAAGAATCATTTCTTTTTTGAACTGACCGCCACACAGGTGAATGAAAACGAAGCCTGGACGAATTCACTGAACCTGATTTCCAAATTTCATATGGGTATGGAAGTACGCTTGTTTCGATGGGCTGCTTTATCGATGGGGCCTTCATTCAATGTACTGACCTCGAATGTGAAATATGAGGATGGTTTGAAATTGCCATCCATCAGCAGAACCAATATACTGAACAGTCAAACACATGGCGATACCAATATTCAAATGTGGGTAGGTTTTCAGCTTGGCTTACGCTTTGGTCGCTTCCATATTCTGGATCGGGACCGAAATTAA
- a CDS encoding thioredoxin domain-containing protein, with product MNKTLLLFLSTILLVACSAKESKQEVEVQQLQKILTQQSIQLLDVRTPQETANGIIKTAQIADFKQGEVVEKATAIFKKDSPLYVYCYSGGRSSKAAEQLTAAGFTKVYNVIGGIKAWQAAGFPLQPTGKMKPIDPAEVTAFKKSLEGEKIQAVNFYATWCATCKKNKPLLNEIAPAYQNITLRNIDIDQANSVYQYLKLQAVPVLIIYKNGQEINRLNGALSAEAIKEAFAAAA from the coding sequence ATGAACAAAACCCTATTACTCTTTTTATCGACCATCCTGTTGGTTGCCTGCTCGGCCAAAGAGTCCAAACAGGAAGTGGAGGTACAACAATTACAAAAAATACTGACACAACAGTCCATACAACTGCTTGATGTCCGAACGCCACAGGAAACAGCCAATGGAATTATAAAGACGGCCCAGATTGCTGATTTCAAGCAAGGCGAGGTGGTTGAAAAAGCCACTGCCATTTTCAAAAAAGATTCGCCCCTGTATGTGTATTGTTACTCAGGAGGGCGCAGCAGCAAAGCCGCAGAACAGCTTACCGCCGCCGGTTTTACAAAAGTATATAATGTAATCGGAGGGATAAAAGCGTGGCAGGCTGCAGGTTTCCCTTTGCAACCCACAGGTAAAATGAAGCCTATCGATCCCGCTGAAGTAACGGCTTTCAAAAAATCACTGGAAGGTGAAAAAATTCAGGCGGTCAACTTTTACGCTACCTGGTGTGCGACTTGCAAGAAGAATAAGCCACTGCTGAACGAAATCGCCCCAGCGTATCAGAATATCACCCTCAGAAATATCGATATTGATCAAGCAAATTCGGTTTATCAGTACCTGAAATTGCAGGCGGTCCCAGTGCTGATTATCTATAAAAATGGTCAGGAAATCAATCGTCTAAACGGTGCACTATCCGCTGAAGCCATTAAGGAAGCTTTTGCCGCTGCCGCATAA
- a CDS encoding amylo-alpha-1,6-glucosidase: MTPNIRNGISHALLFILVLLCSCEQTETKKHPRVSPTPKGISTFLLDKLTVDIPYSESRPFFFTNKSGDFFFGQTQKIDQKNYSLYAGWHVGKQIVLRDYQLYADGRSLVKVKRQTELRPHELVRMHHAGKEVFHLFDQHSVLAIDFTPKSTVVKNTLGISVLGQRHGELIFDQQHNAIVYQTITENGFVAVGERKNQPAKFVGGRLEVPKGKVEFLIAYGKNKQEALTLLDKARKNAKTWKNERENRLLNFLRTNAMHSSSPTFNADMQWIHLNMDAMLINHGKQASLMTGIPYANRNLSEDCFSSFTGAILVTGEFEVAKQILINFSNYQDRDPASKTYGAIPNEVIDGRPVYSAPAASLKFISALWHYLKYSGDMSLLDQLYPHVKLILDGLEHQGKIDAKGYLLHQDNQTWMSGLDIEGKFIFVPRGNRAVEVEASWYDALCFSAEMASLTAHTDDQGKWHNLSEKMVYHFRKDFTGLPSQGLADHVDINGSRDFTFRCNQLMGLHLLKDGYKANEILEHIWSKLVYPFGVSTIAKSEKDFVADYPVKSIRQGRVLADFNGQTWPRVTGVAMKQMLEVGQLGRAFRLFENINRLAMDRTVIGGVGEMAETNTVGERALPTMHGALIQSNANAEQLRIWSEYFLGVLPELQEKRVILAPRIPLKFDYIDTQFRLGKKLCLFSYRRNENEQEYTYDLKGFKGKITFNDLRYPDQTININGDEQSLIIVTNNEEMRVALQKGDDDPVNITSVSYSAENMKAKKLAEASQIFAETDFVTEQ, from the coding sequence ATGACGCCAAATATACGAAATGGAATCAGCCATGCGCTGCTGTTCATTTTAGTCCTGCTTTGTTCCTGCGAGCAAACCGAAACCAAAAAGCACCCGCGGGTGAGTCCTACACCTAAAGGGATCTCCACTTTTCTGTTGGATAAACTGACCGTTGATATTCCTTATTCCGAGAGTCGGCCGTTCTTCTTTACCAATAAATCCGGTGATTTTTTCTTTGGGCAGACCCAGAAAATCGACCAAAAAAATTATTCCCTTTATGCGGGATGGCATGTCGGCAAACAGATCGTATTGCGCGATTATCAGCTGTATGCTGATGGCCGTAGCCTGGTGAAGGTGAAGCGACAAACGGAATTGCGTCCGCACGAATTGGTAAGGATGCACCATGCGGGCAAGGAGGTTTTCCACCTTTTTGATCAGCATTCCGTTTTAGCGATCGATTTTACCCCAAAATCAACGGTGGTAAAAAATACTCTCGGAATTTCCGTGCTTGGGCAAAGGCACGGCGAGCTGATCTTTGATCAGCAGCATAACGCCATCGTTTATCAGACCATCACTGAAAATGGTTTTGTGGCGGTAGGCGAGCGAAAAAATCAGCCCGCTAAATTTGTTGGTGGCCGGCTGGAAGTACCTAAAGGGAAGGTGGAGTTTCTTATTGCCTATGGAAAAAACAAGCAAGAGGCATTGACCCTCTTGGACAAGGCAAGGAAAAATGCCAAAACATGGAAAAATGAACGAGAAAACCGTTTGCTGAATTTCCTGAGAACAAATGCCATGCACTCCTCCAGTCCGACTTTCAATGCGGATATGCAATGGATTCACCTGAATATGGATGCCATGCTGATTAACCACGGGAAGCAGGCGAGCCTGATGACCGGTATTCCGTATGCGAACAGGAATTTGAGTGAGGATTGTTTCTCCAGCTTTACAGGGGCAATTCTCGTTACGGGTGAATTTGAGGTCGCCAAGCAAATATTAATCAACTTCAGTAACTATCAAGACCGAGACCCTGCATCCAAAACTTATGGGGCAATCCCTAATGAGGTGATCGATGGGCGTCCCGTTTACAGTGCACCTGCCGCAAGCCTGAAATTCATCAGTGCTTTATGGCATTACCTGAAGTATTCTGGCGACATGAGCCTGCTCGATCAGCTTTACCCTCATGTAAAACTGATTTTGGATGGCCTTGAGCATCAGGGTAAAATTGACGCAAAAGGGTATTTGCTTCATCAGGACAACCAAACCTGGATGAGTGGCCTTGATATTGAAGGGAAGTTCATTTTTGTACCGCGCGGCAACAGGGCGGTGGAAGTGGAGGCTTCCTGGTACGATGCCTTGTGCTTCAGTGCAGAAATGGCCTCTTTAACAGCACATACAGATGATCAAGGGAAATGGCATAACCTGAGTGAAAAGATGGTTTATCACTTCCGAAAGGATTTCACGGGGCTGCCAAGTCAGGGCTTAGCCGATCATGTTGATATTAATGGCAGCAGGGATTTCACCTTCCGCTGTAATCAGCTTATGGGCTTGCATTTGTTGAAGGACGGCTATAAAGCCAACGAAATTCTGGAGCATATCTGGTCTAAACTGGTCTATCCTTTTGGGGTTTCGACGATTGCCAAATCGGAAAAAGATTTTGTGGCCGATTATCCTGTGAAGTCCATCCGACAGGGACGTGTACTGGCAGATTTCAACGGACAAACCTGGCCTCGTGTAACGGGGGTAGCCATGAAACAAATGCTTGAAGTGGGCCAACTCGGCAGGGCTTTCCGATTGTTTGAAAATATCAACCGATTGGCAATGGACCGCACCGTAATCGGTGGTGTGGGCGAGATGGCGGAAACCAATACGGTAGGTGAACGTGCTTTGCCAACCATGCATGGCGCCCTGATTCAGTCTAATGCCAATGCGGAACAACTGAGAATCTGGAGTGAGTATTTCCTTGGTGTACTTCCGGAGCTTCAGGAAAAACGCGTGATTCTTGCGCCACGTATTCCATTGAAATTTGACTATATCGATACGCAGTTTAGGCTGGGCAAAAAGTTGTGCCTGTTTTCTTACCGAAGAAATGAGAATGAACAGGAATATACTTATGACTTGAAAGGCTTTAAGGGCAAAATCACTTTCAATGACCTCAGGTATCCTGATCAGACCATTAATATCAATGGTGATGAGCAATCACTGATCATCGTGACCAACAATGAGGAAATGCGGGTGGCTTTGCAGAAAGGGGACGATGATCCTGTAAATATTACCAGCGTGAGTTATAGTGCAGAAAATATGAAGGCGAAAAAACTGGCGGAGGCCAGTCAGATTTTTGCGGAAACAGATTTTGTGACAGAACAATAA